From Mannheimia pernigra, one genomic window encodes:
- the lysM gene encoding peptidoglycan-binding protein LysM, producing MGLFDFVGDIGRKLFNKEEDASKAVTEHISQDNPGVENMNVTVENGVAKISGIASTAAAVEKAVLMAGNVAGITNVNIDAIQLAREAQLAGDDEFYVIQKGDTLWEIAAKAYGNGAKYKAIVEANKEVIKDENKIFPGQKIRIPKNL from the coding sequence ATGGGTTTATTTGATTTTGTGGGCGACATCGGTCGTAAATTATTTAACAAAGAAGAAGATGCGTCAAAAGCGGTAACTGAGCATATAAGCCAAGATAATCCAGGCGTTGAAAATATGAACGTAACGGTTGAAAATGGTGTGGCGAAGATTTCTGGTATAGCCTCAACGGCAGCTGCTGTGGAAAAAGCGGTATTAATGGCAGGAAATGTGGCAGGTATTACTAATGTAAATATCGATGCTATACAACTTGCAAGAGAAGCGCAGTTAGCTGGCGATGATGAGTTCTATGTGATTCAAAAAGGCGATACATTATGGGAAATCGCAGCAAAAGCATACGGCAATGGTGCAAAATATAAGGCGATTGTTGAGGCAAATAAAGAAGTGATTAAAGATGAAAACAAAATCTTCCCAGGTCAGAAAATTCGTATTCCGAAAAATCTATAA
- a CDS encoding GNAT family N-acetyltransferase: MLNTLNWQIKTFKQLSTQELFEIYQARTAVFVVEQHCPYQEVDDKDLQAVHFFAKNVKNLTAYCRLIPDSDGIHLGRVLVVKEYRRAGLARELVQKAMDYSRKHFSDLPIHAQAQSYLQEFYESFGFRAISGVYLEDGIEHLDMILAKE, translated from the coding sequence ATGTTAAACACCCTAAATTGGCAAATTAAGACTTTTAAGCAACTTTCTACTCAAGAGCTGTTTGAAATCTACCAAGCTCGCACAGCAGTTTTTGTGGTAGAGCAACATTGCCCGTATCAAGAGGTTGATGATAAAGATTTGCAAGCGGTGCATTTCTTTGCAAAAAATGTAAAAAATCTAACCGCTTACTGTCGCCTAATCCCCGATTCAGATGGCATTCACCTCGGCAGAGTATTAGTAGTGAAAGAATATCGTAGAGCAGGCTTAGCAAGGGAATTAGTACAAAAAGCGATGGATTACAGCCGAAAGCATTTCTCAGACCTACCAATTCACGCCCAAGCCCAAAGCTACCTGCAAGAGTTTTATGAGAGCTTTGGTTTTCGGGCAATTTCGGGCGTATATTTGGAAGATGGGATTGAGCATTTGGATATGATTCTAGCAAAGGAATAG
- a CDS encoding restriction endonuclease, whose protein sequence is MKFEAMNRKQQEAFLMPILVKILQNLGGEAQKKELIKELKESVNQIPEYIIEETKPRNKRDGTYRPFYFVLNFSITNLEMAGFLTRPQRGVLVLTQKGLTCNIDHLKNNLDRDVYAISNLAWKARSKINQAKINISIPNEEFDEDDDSEIINSSEQWKAQLKQLLFSMPPQKFEIFCRALVKKMGVDIDESKGVSASRDGGLDGYGYITSDEFRTTRVAIQAKRWNDNTKIGTPEIDKFAGAMSYSNAEFGIFITTADFTRDGIERARSGQRPITLINGDKIIDLVEKYQLYIKPITTFQLESFYTEL, encoded by the coding sequence ATGAAATTTGAAGCAATGAACAGAAAACAGCAAGAAGCATTTCTAATGCCTATTCTTGTTAAAATACTTCAAAATCTTGGTGGCGAAGCACAAAAGAAAGAGTTGATTAAAGAGCTGAAAGAATCCGTCAATCAAATTCCCGAGTATATTATTGAAGAAACAAAACCAAGAAATAAAAGAGATGGTACTTATCGCCCTTTTTACTTTGTATTAAATTTTAGTATTACTAATTTAGAAATGGCAGGCTTCTTAACTCGTCCACAAAGAGGTGTGCTTGTTTTAACACAAAAGGGACTCACTTGTAATATAGATCATCTTAAAAATAATCTTGATCGAGACGTTTATGCAATTTCCAATTTAGCCTGGAAAGCCAGAAGTAAAATTAATCAAGCTAAAATAAATATTTCTATTCCAAATGAAGAGTTTGATGAAGATGATGATAGTGAGATCATTAATAGTTCTGAACAATGGAAAGCTCAATTAAAACAGCTTCTCTTTTCAATGCCTCCACAAAAGTTTGAAATTTTCTGCCGTGCCTTAGTCAAGAAAATGGGTGTAGATATTGATGAAAGTAAAGGTGTATCCGCTAGTAGAGATGGAGGCTTGGATGGATATGGTTACATCACTTCTGACGAGTTTCGCACTACTCGAGTAGCTATTCAGGCTAAACGTTGGAATGATAATACTAAAATTGGCACCCCCGAAATTGATAAATTTGCAGGAGCAATGTCATATAGCAATGCTGAGTTCGGTATTTTTATTACTACCGCAGACTTTACCCGAGATGGAATAGAACGAGCAAGAAGCGGACAACGCCCAATTACACTTATCAATGGCGATAAAATTATTGACTTAGTTGAAAAATATCAACTTTATATTAAGCCTATAACGACTTTCCAATTAGAAAGTTTTTATACTGAATTATAA
- a CDS encoding DNA polymerase III subunit chi, which produces MKQVQFYLLSQTDSANISAAEDQACELAAKAWRLGKRVLIACETEQQALNIDEALWARDPDSFVPHNLSGEITAYPTPIEISWKGKRNAQHRDLLISLQTDLPDFINSFHHIIDFVPVEETAKAQARERYKQYRQLGWQLETVQC; this is translated from the coding sequence GTGAAACAAGTGCAATTTTATCTTTTAAGCCAAACCGATTCAGCCAACATTTCAGCCGCTGAAGATCAGGCTTGCGAACTGGCAGCTAAAGCTTGGCGATTAGGTAAGCGCGTGCTTATTGCCTGTGAAACAGAACAACAAGCACTGAATATTGACGAAGCACTTTGGGCAAGAGATCCTGATTCCTTTGTGCCACATAATTTATCGGGAGAAATCACGGCTTACCCAACACCGATTGAAATTTCTTGGAAAGGCAAACGCAACGCACAACATCGAGACTTACTCATCTCGCTACAAACAGATCTCCCCGATTTTATTAACAGCTTCCATCACATTATTGATTTTGTGCCAGTTGAAGAAACCGCTAAAGCACAAGCTCGTGAACGCTATAAACAATATCGCCAACTAGGCTGGCAGTTGGAAACGGTGCAATGTTAA
- a CDS encoding zeta toxin family protein, whose protein sequence is MHNNLAIFYCGTNGAGKSTLRFFNQDKVEIVIDSDNIAMQINPNNPRLADIEAGRKAIELFQFAVKNQIAFSMESTLSGKSILKRMENAKAENFRTRLNYIGVDSYKINIARVKARVRAGGHFIDEETIRKRYHISRENLIDAIFINDETLIYDNSETKPNLILQITNKQIIQISVKLPKWCGELCDELSDLGFKIM, encoded by the coding sequence ATGCACAATAATCTGGCAATTTTTTACTGTGGCACAAACGGGGCTGGAAAATCTACTTTACGATTTTTTAATCAAGATAAAGTCGAAATTGTGATTGATTCCGATAATATTGCGATGCAGATTAACCCGAATAATCCAAGATTAGCCGATATTGAAGCCGGCAGAAAAGCGATTGAGTTATTTCAATTTGCGGTAAAAAATCAGATTGCGTTTTCAATGGAATCCACGCTTTCTGGCAAGTCTATTTTAAAAAGAATGGAAAATGCCAAAGCAGAAAATTTCAGAACTCGATTAAATTACATTGGTGTTGATAGCTATAAAATTAACATCGCACGGGTAAAAGCCAGAGTCAGAGCTGGCGGACATTTTATTGATGAAGAAACCATTAGAAAACGCTACCACATTAGCCGTGAAAATTTAATTGATGCGATTTTCATCAATGATGAAACGCTGATTTATGATAATTCAGAAACCAAGCCGAATTTGATTTTGCAGATTACAAATAAACAGATTATTCAAATTTCAGTAAAATTGCCAAAATGGTGTGGTGAACTTTGTGATGAGTTATCAGACTTAGGATTTAAGATTATGTAG
- a CDS encoding cysteine hydrolase — MMSQAQFQEINQARRQALNHGSRIAMAAGVLGALGIASSANAKQATVEKSPYAEPEQYGLKRHGMTIDPTRVALVIVDPQIDFLSPKGIMWGVLGDSIKENNTVANIESLFKTAKAVDMPTFVSPHYYYPTDHKWEFGSPGEHFMHDSGMFARKGQYTMEGFENSGADFMPEYKPYIFDGKTVITSPHKVFGPETNDLVLQLRKRKIDQVILAGMAANLCIDSHLRELIEQGFEVTVVKDATAGPRIPEGDGYLAALTNYRIIANDLWTTEDAVKKMTEKA; from the coding sequence ATGATGTCACAAGCACAATTTCAAGAAATCAACCAAGCACGCCGTCAAGCACTTAACCACGGCTCTCGTATTGCAATGGCAGCTGGCGTATTAGGTGCATTAGGGATTGCCTCAAGTGCAAATGCCAAACAAGCCACTGTAGAAAAATCACCTTATGCCGAGCCAGAACAATATGGTTTAAAACGTCATGGAATGACGATTGATCCAACACGCGTGGCATTAGTCATCGTTGATCCACAAATTGATTTCCTAAGTCCGAAAGGTATTATGTGGGGCGTGTTAGGTGATTCTATCAAAGAGAATAACACAGTAGCCAACATTGAAAGTTTATTCAAAACAGCAAAAGCGGTAGATATGCCAACATTTGTTTCGCCACACTATTATTACCCAACCGACCACAAATGGGAATTTGGTTCGCCAGGCGAACATTTTATGCACGATAGCGGAATGTTTGCAAGAAAAGGACAATACACGATGGAGGGCTTCGAAAACTCAGGTGCGGATTTTATGCCTGAGTATAAACCATACATTTTTGATGGCAAAACGGTGATTACCTCTCCACATAAAGTCTTTGGCCCAGAAACTAATGACTTAGTATTACAGCTTCGTAAACGTAAGATAGACCAAGTTATTTTAGCTGGTATGGCTGCAAACTTATGTATTGATTCACATTTGCGTGAGTTAATTGAACAAGGTTTTGAAGTCACAGTTGTGAAAGATGCAACAGCAGGTCCCCGTATTCCTGAAGGTGACGGCTATCTTGCCGCATTAACTAACTATCGCATTATCGCTAATGACCTATGGACCACTGAAGATGCAGTGAAAAAAATGACAGAAAAAGCATAA
- the rne gene encoding ribonuclease E: MKRMLINATQKEELRVALVDGQRLFDLDIESPGHEQKKSNIYKGKITRVEPSLEAAFVDYGAERHGFLPLKEISREYFPSGYVFNGRPNIKDIIQEGQEVIIQVSKEERGNKGAALTTFISLAGSYLVLMPNNPRAGGISRRIEGDERLELKEALDCLDVPEDVGLIVRTAGVGKSPEELQWDLKVLLHHWDAIKKAAESRPAPFLIHQESDVIVRAIRDYLRRDIGEILIDNKKVFEKAKNHIRLVRPDFINRVRLYEGEVPLFSHYQIESQIESAFQREVRLPSGGSIVIDVTEALTAIDINSSRSTRGGDIEETALNTNLEAADEIARQLRLRDLGGLIVIDFIDMTPIRHQREVENRIREATRQDRARIQFARISRFGLLEMSRQRLSPSLSEASSHICPRCRGTGKVRDNESIALSILRLLEEEAIKENTAQVHTIVPVQIATYLLNEKRKTISSIEKRHDVQIMVVPSESMETPHFAVYRLRENEVTPTLSYDLTKHYEDHSEEEHCHHHHQQDDVLVTRNEPVITVESVLQSTELNLQSAPTPAKPTKPSLLSRLMTKIKAWFKEEEEEKKPKAKTRNHRDRRQRRERPSRQTKAENQERKQQTQTVVQEEKPARTEKKQRRAVVEEITAVTETQTSRTNHQQNQTERRQRRELRKKVRVETADASSENVALSKTDTSTVKVNDVEQVQKNMEIQPLVATTETVTETRDNNRQRRLPRHLRVGNQRRRENQPSNLAPSIPLVAAVASPELASGKVWIQFATPVKTEEKAQFLSVDQMLEQQEKKSILEEKQKVTEKKAHSVSPLGGFVTQPTHRDLVKEKQAEQANPPAEKTSELDVQKAEVKEHIAPFGNVVTQLSERDLVKEKNERVGKFQSKATIAPAIEADPQQAIEIPVSNYEGSYSFNGRLGTFSRAEHTKAEMTVTTLPTENLDTFAITEWQNSKYYFYGKGFGGYSGAVSQVQSAPRSTGVE, encoded by the coding sequence ATGAAAAGAATGTTAATCAATGCAACTCAAAAAGAGGAGTTGCGTGTTGCCCTTGTTGATGGGCAACGTTTATTTGACTTGGATATTGAAAGTCCAGGCCACGAACAGAAAAAATCAAATATCTACAAAGGTAAAATTACCCGTGTTGAACCAAGCCTTGAAGCAGCATTCGTAGATTATGGTGCAGAACGCCACGGCTTCCTACCTTTAAAAGAAATTTCCCGTGAATACTTCCCATCAGGCTATGTGTTTAATGGTCGTCCAAATATCAAAGATATTATCCAAGAAGGGCAGGAAGTTATCATTCAAGTCAGCAAAGAAGAGCGTGGTAATAAAGGTGCAGCCCTAACTACTTTTATCTCACTTGCTGGCAGCTACTTAGTGTTAATGCCAAACAATCCTCGTGCGGGTGGTATTTCTCGTCGTATTGAAGGCGATGAGCGTTTAGAATTAAAAGAGGCTTTAGACTGCCTAGATGTGCCTGAAGATGTTGGCTTAATCGTACGTACCGCTGGTGTAGGCAAATCGCCAGAAGAGTTACAATGGGACTTAAAAGTGCTATTGCATCACTGGGATGCAATTAAAAAAGCAGCAGAATCTCGCCCTGCTCCGTTCTTAATCCATCAAGAAAGTGATGTGATTGTACGTGCCATTCGTGATTACCTACGCCGTGATATTGGCGAAATACTCATCGATAACAAAAAAGTGTTTGAAAAAGCAAAAAACCACATCCGCTTGGTTCGCCCAGATTTCATCAACAGAGTTCGTTTGTATGAAGGCGAAGTACCGCTTTTCAGTCACTATCAAATCGAATCACAAATCGAATCAGCTTTCCAACGTGAGGTCCGTTTACCGTCTGGCGGTTCAATTGTGATTGATGTCACTGAGGCACTGACAGCCATTGACATTAACTCTTCACGTTCAACCCGTGGTGGCGATATTGAAGAAACAGCACTTAATACCAATTTAGAAGCGGCAGATGAAATTGCTCGTCAATTACGTTTGCGAGACTTAGGCGGGTTAATTGTCATTGATTTCATTGATATGACACCTATTCGCCACCAGCGTGAAGTAGAAAACCGCATTCGTGAAGCGACTCGCCAAGACCGTGCAAGAATCCAATTTGCTCGCATTTCTCGTTTCGGCTTACTTGAAATGAGCCGTCAGCGTTTAAGCCCTTCGTTAAGTGAGGCATCATCGCATATCTGCCCTCGCTGCCGGGGAACAGGTAAAGTCCGTGATAATGAATCTATCGCGCTTTCTATCTTACGTTTATTGGAAGAGGAGGCAATTAAAGAAAACACGGCTCAAGTTCATACAATTGTGCCAGTACAAATTGCAACGTATTTGTTAAATGAAAAACGTAAAACGATTTCAAGCATTGAAAAACGCCACGATGTTCAAATTATGGTTGTGCCATCTGAAAGTATGGAAACCCCGCACTTTGCAGTGTATCGTCTGCGTGAAAATGAAGTAACGCCAACTCTAAGTTATGATTTAACTAAACATTACGAAGATCATTCTGAAGAAGAACACTGTCATCACCATCACCAACAAGATGATGTTTTAGTGACTCGTAATGAGCCCGTTATTACCGTTGAATCTGTATTACAAAGCACGGAATTAAATCTCCAATCAGCTCCAACGCCAGCAAAACCGACTAAGCCATCGTTACTAAGCCGTTTAATGACAAAAATTAAAGCCTGGTTCAAAGAGGAAGAAGAAGAGAAAAAACCAAAAGCGAAAACACGCAACCATCGTGATCGTCGCCAACGCCGTGAACGCCCTAGCCGTCAGACTAAGGCTGAAAATCAAGAGCGTAAACAACAGACTCAAACAGTTGTACAAGAAGAAAAACCAGCTCGTACTGAGAAAAAACAACGCCGTGCAGTGGTAGAAGAAATCACAGCTGTAACTGAAACTCAAACAAGCCGTACGAATCATCAGCAAAATCAAACTGAGCGTCGCCAACGCCGTGAGTTACGCAAAAAAGTCCGAGTAGAAACGGCAGATGCCTCAAGTGAAAATGTAGCACTTTCAAAAACAGACACTTCCACCGTTAAAGTGAATGATGTTGAACAAGTGCAAAAAAATATGGAAATTCAACCGCTTGTAGCAACAACAGAAACAGTCACAGAAACTCGTGATAACAACCGCCAGCGTCGTTTACCTCGCCACTTACGTGTAGGTAATCAGCGTCGCCGTGAAAATCAGCCTAGCAACCTAGCTCCGTCAATACCATTAGTGGCAGCAGTTGCTTCCCCTGAACTTGCTAGCGGTAAAGTTTGGATACAATTTGCAACCCCCGTAAAAACAGAAGAAAAAGCACAATTTTTATCCGTTGATCAGATGCTTGAACAACAAGAGAAAAAATCTATTCTTGAAGAAAAGCAAAAAGTAACCGAAAAGAAAGCCCATTCTGTGAGCCCGCTAGGTGGATTTGTAACACAGCCAACTCACCGTGATTTGGTTAAGGAAAAGCAAGCAGAACAAGCCAATCCACCAGCAGAAAAAACGTCTGAACTAGACGTGCAAAAAGCAGAAGTAAAAGAACATATTGCACCATTTGGCAATGTGGTCACCCAACTTTCTGAGCGTGATTTAGTTAAAGAAAAGAATGAGCGTGTTGGCAAGTTCCAATCAAAGGCAACTATTGCACCAGCCATTGAAGCAGATCCACAACAAGCGATTGAAATACCAGTTTCAAACTATGAAGGTAGCTATAGTTTTAATGGTCGATTAGGCACATTCTCTCGTGCTGAACACACCAAAGCAGAAATGACAGTGACCACACTACCAACCGAAAATTTAGACACTTTTGCTATCACCGAATGGCAAAATTCTAAATACTATTTCTACGGTAAAGGTTTCGGTGGCTACAGCGGTGCAGTGAGCCAAGTGCAGTCCGCTCCTCGCTCAACGGGTGTTGAATAA